From Streptomyces sp. Edi4, one genomic window encodes:
- a CDS encoding type II toxin-antitoxin system death-on-curing family toxin: MKKLTVAEARYAALRVKELLDYDEPMDFDVRTPGRLESCLEHPFAHFNGRYIYWTLPHRAAVLFYLVIKNHPFANGNKRMAVVLASLLIQQNGRWLDIPQDELYDLACDVANSDAKDKDAVIAALKDTFKRHLSEW, encoded by the coding sequence ATGAAGAAGCTGACCGTAGCGGAGGCCAGATACGCAGCCCTGCGAGTCAAAGAACTTCTCGATTACGATGAACCGATGGACTTTGATGTCCGCACTCCTGGCAGGCTTGAGAGCTGCCTAGAGCACCCTTTCGCCCACTTCAACGGACGGTATATCTACTGGACGCTTCCCCATCGAGCAGCCGTCCTCTTCTACCTGGTCATTAAGAACCACCCTTTCGCTAACGGCAACAAGCGCATGGCGGTCGTGCTCGCCTCTCTCTTGATTCAGCAGAACGGCCGATGGCTCGACATACCTCAAGATGAGCTATACGACCTCGCTTGCGATGTGGCCAACAGTGACGCCAAAGACAAGGATGCCGTCATCGCGGCGTTGAAGGACACGTTCAAACGACACCTCAGTGAATGGTAG
- a CDS encoding ParA family protein, producing MAKKIAIAIHKGGVGKTTTAKNIAAALALAGHATLLVDLDEQANATKGLGIDPADLTVTLNDLFTSPEVDPSSAVLTTAIEGLHLIAGHPNLARTETGMAFQRADPTAPDPIEALRTILSALDDRYDFIILDTPPSLNYMTINALAAADELVIPAAASAYSQEGLSRTIEAHERAVGSYNPTLRLRGILITRVKRTNASSAVLDGIGEAYSGLVIPQLIVESTSVDEAEQLNQPVVLYDPESPAAQGYKRVAEILSND from the coding sequence ATGGCCAAGAAGATAGCAATAGCCATCCACAAAGGTGGAGTAGGGAAGACCACCACCGCTAAGAACATCGCGGCGGCCTTGGCTCTGGCCGGACACGCAACGCTTCTCGTAGACCTTGACGAGCAGGCCAACGCCACCAAGGGACTGGGGATAGATCCCGCTGACTTAACGGTCACGTTGAACGATCTGTTCACGAGCCCGGAGGTTGACCCGTCCTCGGCCGTGCTCACCACGGCGATAGAGGGGCTGCATCTGATTGCCGGGCATCCAAACCTTGCCCGCACAGAGACAGGCATGGCCTTTCAACGTGCTGACCCAACGGCCCCTGATCCGATCGAGGCCCTGCGAACGATCCTCTCGGCCCTGGATGACCGGTATGACTTCATCATCCTCGACACACCACCGTCGCTGAACTACATGACCATCAACGCTCTCGCCGCAGCGGACGAGCTGGTGATCCCAGCGGCGGCCAGTGCGTACAGCCAAGAAGGGTTGAGCCGCACCATCGAGGCTCACGAGCGTGCGGTGGGGAGCTACAACCCAACACTGCGGCTTCGCGGCATCTTGATTACGCGCGTCAAGCGCACGAACGCTTCCTCGGCCGTCCTCGACGGGATAGGGGAGGCGTACAGCGGCCTCGTGATCCCTCAGCTCATCGTTGAGTCAACGTCCGTCGATGAAGCAGAACAACTGAACCAACCGGTAGTGCTCTATGACCCCGAGAGTCCAGCCGCACAAGGGTATAAGCGGGTCGCGGAGATTCTAAGCAATGACTAG